The Gloeobacter violaceus PCC 7421 DNA window ATCGTCGGGTCCGCGGGATCGGTGCCTCGGTCCATCTCGGCGCGGACCCTGGCGATGAGCGTCGGCCACTCCGCCTCGACCGCACGGATACGTTCTTCGCCGAGCTGCTGTCTGCGCTGTTGCAGCTCTTCGAGTTGTTCGGGCGTGTAATATTTTTCCAGCATGTTCATAGCCTCGATAGTATTGATAAAGTCTTCAACGCCGACGGATTCCGTCGTGCGCAGTCGCTGTGCAATCGCTTCGAGGCGAGTGCACAGTCTTTGCTGCAACTCGATCTGCTCCTTTACATGGGCGATGTGCCGCTGAAGAACCTCGAGCGGCGAGCAGTCGGAACGCTCCAAACTCGTGCGGATTTCATCTAGAGAAAAGCCCAGCTGCCTGAGGGATTTGATCTGCTGCAGGCGGGCAATGTCGCCAGTACAGTACAAACGATGACCGCCCTCTGTGTAATGCGAAGGCGAGAGGAGGCTGATTTCGTCGTAGTAGTGCAGCGTGCGCACTGAAAGCCCCGTCTGTCGGGCCAGTTCGCCGACTTTCCAGGGTGGGGCTTGCATAGGGCATCCTCCAGTGGATCTCTGCAGGCGGATTGAACGCTGCAAATTCAGCCTATGTCCTGACGCAACGTGAGGATCAAGAGGTCACTCCAACCAACCCATCCGGACTGCGCGGAATGCTCTCGCTTTGGCGTGGTTTTTCCTGATCACACCTTGCTGCAATCAACCTCCCCGTCCCAAAATCGGTAATTATGTGGGTAGCCCCGTCCAGCCTGGAGATCGCGCTGTGCCGACCAGTGGCCGATTCGCGGTGTCTGTTCACACCCTTGCTGCCCTAGCCGTCAATCCTGGGCGGTCGACCCATTTTGGGCAGATGGCCAGAAGTATCAGTATTAATCCGGCGGCAATCGGCCGAATCGTGTCGGTGCTCTCCTAGACTGTTCAATCCGTTCCCGGGCTCGGTGCCGCCATGCGTTACGTCCGACCACGCCTCGAATTTGTCCCCCAACGGCTCAGCCTGGGGGTGGTGCGGGCCTCGCACTGGGTGCTGCCGTTCCTGCTGCGCGTTCGCACACGGCCCTGGCTGCCGGCGGGCATCGCCCGGATTGAGGCGGTAAATGCCGAAGGGTTGGTCAAGCTTTATCAGCGGTTTCAGGCGGGTGAGGTTCGCTTTTTGATGGCGTTTCGCCACCCCGAAGTCGATGATCCGATGTCCTTAATGTATCTGTTTTCTCGCATTCTGCCCGGGGTGGCCCGCCGGCAGAAAATCGCCCTCCAACTTCCCCTGCACACGCACTTTCTCTACGACCGAGGGATGCCGCTGTGGGCCGGCAACTGGCTGGAGTGGCTTTTTTCGCGGTTGGGGGGAATGCCCATCCACCGCGGCCGGGCGCTCGATTGGACCGCTATTCGCGCTGCCCGCGAACTTTTTGCAAACGGCAGCATGCCGATCACCATCGCTCCGGAAGGGGCGACCAACGGCCACAGCGAAATCGTCAGTCCCCTGGAACCTGGGGTCGCCCAGTTGGGCTTCTGGTGCGTAGATGATTTGCGCAGAGCCCAACGCTCCCAGGAAGTGCTGATTGTGCCGATTGGCGTTCAATACCGTTATCCTAAGCCGCCCTGGGCACAGTTGGACCGCCTGATGGGCCGCCTGGAAGCCGACTGCGGCTTGCCGCCTGCTCCACCTTTTGATCCGCGCGCCCGGGATGGCTTTGAAGAAGCGCTCTACGCACGGCTACTGCGTCTTGCTGAACGATTGCTCGACACGATGGAAAAGTTTTATAGCCGCTTCAACCATCGCCCACTAGAGGAATTGAGCCCAAAGATTGCAGACCTTACGGGCGATCCCCACCCACAACTGGCATTGCGTCTGCAGGCACTGCTCGACGTAGCTCTACGCACCGCCGAACGGCACTTCGGCATCGCATCTACCGGCGAGATCGCCGAGCGGTGCCGCAAGCTGGAGGAGGCGGGCTGGATAGACACCTACCGGGAAGATCTGCTGGCTCTGGGCAGGCTTTCCCGGCTGGAGCAGGATCTGGCGGATTGGGTGGCGCAAGCGGCCATTCTGCCGGTCAAGCACATGCGTCTGGTCGAGAGCTTCGTGGCCGTCACCGGCAGCTATGTGCGCGAGCGGCCGACCGCCGAACGCTTTGCCGAAACGACGCTGATTCTTTTTGATCTGGTTTCGCGCATCAAAGGGGAAAAAAACCCGCGCAGGCCCCGCTTGGGCTGGCGACAGGCGCGGATCTCTGTCGGAGAGCCCATCTCAGTCACAGAACGCTGGTCTGTTTATCACACCAGCCGCTCGGCCGCCCGGCAGGCCGTTCAGCGTCTGACTGGGGATCTACAGCAGGCTCTTGAAAAGCTCATCGACTAGTAGAGCGCTTTTCACTTGCACGGATAACGGCTGGCCGCTGTACACGTTTTAGCGCCGCCCCGGCCGCGCAAACAATTCAGCCATGGGCCGCCAGTCCCCGGAAGGGATAAAGGCCGACCAGTAGTAGGGATGGCGGAAACTGCGGCTACGGAGCATGGTCAGTTGCACCCGGCGCAACGCATCGTCACTGCCTGCCCCGGCGCGCAATTCTCGATAGAAACCGACCATCAGATCCCTGGTCGCGGTGTCCTCCACCCGCCAGAGGCTCACCAGTTGGCTTGCGGCTCCCGCCAGGGTCAGGGCGCGCCTTAGACCATAGACGCCCTCACCGCTCTCGACATCCCCAAGTCCCGTCTCGCAGGCGGAGAGCACGGCAAGTCGGGTCCCGCGCAAGTCGAGCCCGGCCACCTCCAGGGCGGTGAGCACACCGTCGTCACCACCGCTTTTACGGACGTTTACCCCCGCCAGGGCCAGCCCCGAGCGCAAGAGTGGATTTTCCGCCTGGGCAGTCGGGTGCAAAAAGAAGCCGTGGGTGGCAATGTGCAGAATGCTTGGGCCGGACGAGCGCTTGAGGGCGCTTTCGGTGGCCGCTGCCTGGGTGAGCACCCGTGCGTCCGGCAGCAGTTCGGCAAGGGCTGCGACTTCTTTGGCGGTGGCAGGGAGGGCCGCAAAACCGAGTGCATCAAACTTTCCAGCCCGCGTGTCGATTTTGCCCGCAGCAGCGAGGCGATCGACAACGGCATCCGCCCGGTCAAAATCCGGATTGGCGATCAACAGTGGTGGGTGGCGAAGAGTGGCCGGGCGGGCCAGCCGCAACAGATCCCGGCCGGAACCGAGGTACTGGATGGTAAAGCGTTCCACCAGAAATCGACCGTGCTCGTCCACCAGAGCAGCAAAGGGGATCAAATTGAGCGCCCCGTCGGGGGAGACCAGCAGCCTTCGCCGCCCGCCGAGTTTGGCGCGCACCGGCTCCATCAGTGCTCGATCGAGCCGGCGGGCGGCGGCCTTGAGTTCGGCTGTCGGCAGGGCGCTGTTGCGCACGGCATTGCGAAAGACCTGGGCTGTCGCGTCGATCGCCCGGGCCTCCCCCAGATCCACCCAGTCCAGTGCGCCGCGTCCGTCGAACAGGTAGGCCGCGTAACGCGGCGCGGCGAACTGCTCACTGAAGCGGGTGGCTTGCAAGTTGAGCGGCCGGTAGAGGATCAATTCCACCAGGACCGTTGCGCTTGGAATCTGCCTTTGTACCGACTGCGGGTCGGCCGGAGCGGAAAGGGCGACAAATTCGGCGCTGCGGCGGCTGAGGGCGGCTTCGAGGCGTTCGGCTTCGCGCTGCAAAGACTGCGCCGCACCGGTGGCGGCGGATACCGGTGCGTCCTCGCCCAGAACCCCGAAAGCCAGGGTGGCAAGCCGCGTGCGGGCGGTAGTCCATTGGTCGAGAAGCACCTGGTCGGCGGGGGCAAGGTGCGCGCGCAATGCCGCGAGGCTGCCGCTCTGGACATCGAGGATACGGCCCTTGCGCCGCAGGACGGTCGCAAAGGCCAGCCGGGCGGCGGCAGGGTCGGCGGGGGAAGAACGCAGGTGCAGCGAGATGGCCGTGTCGGCGGCAGCGGCCAGAACCTGCAAGTAATCGCGCTTGTGGCGTTCTGAACCCGCGGCGAGCGAATCCGCCAGATTGTGCTCCTGGATCTCAAGGGCGCGGGCAATCGACGTTCTGGCAAGCTCGGGCTCCCCCTGGCGGACCGCGAGCTGTGCCAAACCCTGCAGCGACTGGGCCAGACCGGGGTGGTTCGTCCCGAGCGAGGCTTCGCGGATGGCCAAGGCGCGTCGAAACAGCGGTTCCGCCTCGTCCAGGCGGCCTTGATCGAGGTAGAGCCCGGCCAGACTGTGCAGACTGCGGGCCACATCCGGGTGGTCCGGACCGTAGGCTTTTTCCCAGATGGCCCGAACGCGCAAGAACAGCGCCTCGGCCCGCTCGACTTCGCCCCGCAACCGGCACAGTATCGCGAGACCGTGCAGGCTGCGGGCCGCCTCCGGGTGCTCCTCGCCCAGGGTTTGCTTCCAGACCGCCAGCGCCTCCAGAAAATACCCTTCTGCCGCCGCATCGCCGGCGCCGCGGGCCATCAGCAGCATCGCCAGGCCGTGCAGGCTCTTGGCCACCAGCGGGTGGTCCGCACCCAGGGTCCGGCGACGGATGGCCAGGGCCCGTTCGGCGAGCGGTTGCGCTTCGGTGAGGTTGCCGCGCGCCCCGTAGAGCATCGCCAGGCCATAGAGACCCTTGGCGACCAGCGGGTGCGTCGGGCCAAAGGTGCGCTCGCGCAGGGCGAGCGTCCGCTCGAACAAAGCCTCCGCCTCGGTGTAATCGCCCTGCACCCCGTGCAAAACGGCCAGGTTGTTGAGGCTGTCGGCCACCTGCGGATGCTCCGCTCCAAGCGTCTGCTCCAGCAATTCCAGCCGCCGCCGACCGAGAACGATCGCCTCTGCGAACCGCCCGGCCGCCTGCAACGATTGAATTTGAGCGCTCAGGCGGTCCGCTTCGGCCACGGCCTGGTCCTGGGCGAAAAGTGCTCTGGGACAGCTCACCAGCAGCAGAACCGCCGCCAGCGACGCCAGCCCTCTTGCAAGCCGGTGGGGCGGCTGATACTCGGATGCGGCCATGGCTCAGGGCGCAGGAGGGGAATAGATGAACCCGCGGGTCTAGGGTCGGACGTTCGGAGCAGAAATTTGGTTCAAGGCCACAGGAAATTGCGCAATCCCTGTGAACATCGGTATGGGCAGGGCACCGGCGATCACATCGAGTCCCTCGGAGCGCAGCAGCGATTGCCAGCGCCCGGCGGCAAGTGGTGCGCCGGTTGCGGTGCGGTGCAGCGCTGCCAGCGCCGGCAGCAGATCGTACCAGTAGCCGTCCTCGGCCAGCAAAGCGGTCCGTGCCGCCGGCGGCGCCTGCTCCAGCCGCCGTCTCCAGGCAACGCCCGGCACCACCCGGCTGACCCAGGCATCCACCGTCACATTGGCCGAGGGATCGTCTAGATCGCACAGCAGCGTCACCGACCAGTGGTAATCCCGGCCCGGGGCCAGCGGCGGCGCCTCGGACGGCAGAGCGAGGGCGACGACGCCGGGGGCAAGGCCGTTGGTGTCCAGGTGGGCACGATAGAGAAGGTGCCCCTCGCGCGATTCCAGGGTAAACAGCACCGGCGGGGCGGAGGCGCCCACCGTCGGCAGGTGCCAGAGGAAGGTGGGATGGGCAGCCTGGGTCAATCCGGGCGAACTTCTGGGCGCCAGGGCGGTCAGCGGCGCCGGCACCGGTAGATCGCATCCCGCCGAGCGCAGGTGCCTGACCCGCTGCGCCGGCAGGCGGCGATCGCGCGTGCGCACGAGCTTGAAGAAGTTCTGACTTGGCGCGGCCGGTTTTTGAACCGGGCGCTCGCCAGGCGTCACCCTGGCGGGTCGGGGAGTTTTTGGGGTTTCCCCGGCCGCCGCAGGCGCTTCCCACCCCCGCCAGGCCATGTTCATCGCGAGCAGGCCCCAGGCAAGTCGATAAAGCAGTACGGGCATAGGCGGTCTTTGGCTCCGGTTCGGCACAGGCGACTAATCAATATTTGCACGGGCGGTTGGGCGTGTTGTCGGAACTGGCTGCAAGCCAATTGCAGCCGCGGGCGACAAGGCCCGCCATATCGAGCTGCCAATCATTCCAGAGCAACACGGTTTTGTCGAGGCCCGCGGAAATCACCGTCCGGCTGTCGGGGCTGAATCCGACGCTCGTCACCGGGGCAGTGTGCCCCTCGAGCACTTTGAGCAGCGTCCCGTCAAGACTCCACAACTTGACCAGGCGATCGTGCCCGGCGGTGGCGAGGGTGCGGCCGTCGGGGCTGAAGGCGAGCGCGCCGATCCAGTCTGTGTGGGCGGCCCAGTTCTGCCGCAGAAGGCCGTCGGCCTCCCAAATCCGCACCATGCCCTCCTCGCCCGCGGCGGCGAGGATTTGTCCGTCGGGGCTGTAGTGCAGCGAGTGCACCGGGCCGCTGTGCCCGCTCAACTGCCCGAGGGCGGTGCCGTCGCGCCGCCATAGCCGCACCGTGCCGTCGCCGCCGCCCGTGGCGAGGCGATCGCCCTTGGGGCTGAAGGCGACCTCAAGCACACCTCCGGGCGTGCCTCCAAAGGCGGCCTGCAATATCCCCTGCGCATTCCAGAGGCGAACGGTCTCGCCCGCGGCGGCGAGGATTTGTCCGTCGGGGCTGTAGTGCAGCGAGTGCACCGGGCCGCTGTGCCCGCTCAACTGCCCGAGGGCGGTGCCGTCGCGCCGCCATAGCCGCACCGTGCCGTCGCCGCCGCCCGTGGCGAGGCGATCGCCCTTGGGGCTGAAGGCGACCTCGATCACCGCCTGCGCGTGGCCGCGCAGGATTGCCAGCGGCTTGCCGTCACGGCTCCACAGGCGAGTCGTCCGATCGTCGCCCGCACTGGCTACGAGCGCCCCATCCGGGCTGAAGCGGGCACTCAGCACCCCGTCGGTGTGGCCATAGAGGGTTCGGCGCAGGGGCGGCTGCAGCCGCCACAGCCGCACGGTGCGGTCGAGGCTGGCGGTGGCGAGGGTCTGGCCGTCGCCACCGAAGCTGAGGGAGGTGATGTCGGAACTATGGCCCTGCAGCACCCCGGCGGGAGTGCCGTCGGGCCGCCACAGCCGCACGGTGCGGTCGAAGCCGGCGGTGGCCAGAAGCGCACCGTCCGGGCTGAAGGCGACCGCAAAGACGGCTTCGCTGTGGCCGCGCAGGGATTTGAGCCCGTGGCCTTCCCGGCTCCAGAGCCTGACCGCCCCGGTGCGGTCGCCGGAGGCGATGACGCGCCCATCGGGACTGACAGCCACCGCCAGCGCCCAGTCGCGGTGACCGCGCAGCGTGGCGCCCAGGCGGCCGTCGCGCCGCCACAACCGGATGGCGCCGTCGGCCGAGGCGGCGGCAATCAAGTCGCCGTCGGGGCTGAAGGCCAGGGCAAATACCGGATTGCCGGGATCGGCCAGGGTCCGCAGCAACCGGCCTTCGATGCTCCACACACGCACACAACCGTCGGAGCTGGCGGTGGCCAGGGTCGCCTCCCCGGGCGAGAAGCGCACGTCGTAGACACCGCGCGGATGGCGCAGCGTCGTCACCGGTCCGCCCTCGGACCGCTGCAGCGCCACGATACCGTCGTCGCGGGCCACCGCCAGCAGCCCGCCGTCGGGGCTGAAGCGCACCTGAAGGTTGGGTTTGTGATCGGTGCTGCTGGCGAGTGCCGCTATCTTGCGCACCAGGGTGCCGTCGGGACGCCACAGCCGCACCTGCCCGTCGACGCTGCCGCTCGCCAGCAGCGCCGCGCCGGGACTGAAGGCGACGCTTGTCACCCACTGCGGATGCTCGATGCGATTCCACTGCTGAACGGTGCTGAGCGCTTCGCGCAGGATGCTTTCTGTCTGGCGGGTCTGCCCGGTGTCGGCGGACAGGGTCTGCAACTGCTGTCTGCCGGCCCGGAGGGCGGCCTGCAGACCCTCCGGCCCGCGGTGGGTGCTCAAGAAGCTGCGGGCGTAGGCGGTATGGGTGGCGATCTCGTTGTGTTGGAGGTCGCCCACGAGCTTGAAGAGCACCCCGCCCAACACCGCCACCACCAGCGCCAGGGCTCCCATCGCCCCGGCCGCCAGCCTGGTGCGCACCAGCGCGCGTTGCTGGCGTTGCTGCAGGGCTGCCCGCTGCGCCAGGCACGCCTCGATGAAGCGGTTGCTGGTGGCGGTCAGCTCGTCGGCACAGCCCTGGTGCAACTCCTCAGCCTCGGCCAGCCGCGCCCCGCTGAGTAAAAATTCGTCGCTGCGGCCGCTTTGCAACCACAGGTGCGCCGCCTGCTCGATCTGTCGCTGCACCCGCAATCTGGCGCGGTTCTCCTCAAGCCACCAGCGCAAAGTCGACCAGTTGCGAATCAGCACCTCGTGGGCGACCTCCACGGTCACCTCGGCATGCAGCTGCTCGATGGCCCCGGCAATGTCATCGTCGGCAGCGGCGCCGCGCTCGATGCCGGTGCCGGCGGCCTGCCCTCTGTTTTCCTCGGTGCCAATCACAATCAAACGCGCGTCGCTGAAGGCTTTAAGCGTCTGTTCGACCAGAGCCGGGCCGTAGCGCGGCACCAGCAGATCCGCCTTGCGCACCCGCCTGCGGGTGTCGGGCATGCCTTCTCCCAACTGGGTGAGCGACAGAAAAAGCCAGTGGGCGCAGGCGCGGGCCTGCGGGCAGAGTGCGCCGAAAACCTCCTCGGCTTTGCGCTCCAGGGCGCCTTCGATGCCGCCTATCTGCTGCCGGTAGGCCCGCAGAGTGAGCCAACCGCCCGCGCGCCGCTCCCACAACTGCTCCAGGACAAATTCGAGCAACGCCAGTTCGCCGCGGCTGCGCTCGAGGTCCCGCAGCAGCACCTCCACCAGTTCCGGCTCCACCTGCAGGCCGACCTGGGCGGCCGGTTTGAGGATAATGTCGCGGTAGTCGGCCTGGCTGAGTTCGGCGGACAGGTAGACCACCGAGCGCTCCAGCAGCCGGTGCAATCCCCGCAACCGCAAAGCGCCCTCGGCACAATCCGCCCGCAGCGTGATCACCAGCTTGAAGCGATCGGGCGCATGCTCTAGGGCGCCAAGCACCAGTTCGACAAATCGGTCGCACTCCAGGGCGGCACTGAGGGTCAAAAGCTCCTCGAATTGGTCGACCACCAGCACCAGCACCGGCTGCGGCCGGGTGCGCAGCCAGCGGACAAATCCCTCCGCCCCCAGATACACCAACCCCTCCAACTCCCGGCGCTCCGTCTCGCCGGCGCCCATCGCCCCCGATTCCCCCAGCCGGGCGATCAGGTTCGCGAGCGGGTGGGTGCCCGGCTGCATCGTGCAAAGGCGCCAGCGCCCGCTGCCTGGAATCATGCCCCCCTGGCGCAGCTGTGCCATCAACCCCGCCTGCACCAGCGACGATTTTCCGCAGCCGCTCGCGCCGACCACCGCCACAAACGACCGCTCCTGCAGCCCATGGAGCAGCCGGGCCACGAGCGGACCGCGCCCGTAAAAAAATGGGGCCGCCGCTTCTGCGAAGGCCCTCAGCCCCATATAAGGGCAAATCCTGGTGTCAAAAGGTGCCGCCGAATCGCCGGGGAGCACCTCGACGATTCCCTCGACCCCAGAAAGCCAGCCTTCGAAGTGCGTGGTCTCTGCGGCAGTTTGGTCCTGCAATTGGGCTATCCATTCAGCCGCGCTCAATCCGGCCGCGGCGGCGGCCAGGGTGGTCACCAGCGCCTCCCCGAATCGCCCCGCTTCGTCGGGTGCCGATAACCCGGCCATCAGGCACAAGCCAAGGGTTTGCGGCTGCTGCTGGCTTTGTATCCAGCGGCGCACCGCCTCCAGGTTCTCGGGCTCCACGACCCAGTCGCAAACCCAGATGCGCCGGTCGGGGCGTCCCGCCTGCATCTGCTGACCCAACCACAACAGGCCCACGGCGGTGCCGCCGAGATCGAGATGCAGATCCCCGGCCCCAGTGCAGACGACCCGCCCCCCGAGGTACACCAGCACCGTCCGCGCCACCGGCGAATCGCCCGCCAGTCGCCGGGCCAGCCACTGCCTGGGGGCGGATTCGGCAGACCAGTAGCGGATGTCGAAGCGACCGAGGCGGGCCAGTTCGCGGCTGAGTTTCACGCCCACGCCCCGACCGACCGGCGATTCGATCACCAGCGCTCGGCGAGTCTGCGAAGCCCCTGCCGCCCGCAGCGCGCGGCCGAGCACCACCGGGGCCACCCCGCCGACGAAGCGCTTGGGTGTCTGTAGAGAATGGAGTCGAAAGCGCTCGATCTCGC harbors:
- a CDS encoding MerR family transcriptional regulator — translated: MQAPPWKVGELARQTGLSVRTLHYYDEISLLSPSHYTEGGHRLYCTGDIARLQQIKSLRQLGFSLDEIRTSLERSDCSPLEVLQRHIAHVKEQIELQQRLCTRLEAIAQRLRTTESVGVEDFINTIEAMNMLEKYYTPEQLEELQQRRQQLGEERIRAVEAEWPTLIARVRAEMDRGTDPADPTMQQLARRWQELIEEFTGGNPAINKALRTMYWQEPELRTQGGLDPKIFEYVSRAIAAAKPKE
- a CDS encoding glycerol acyltransferase, yielding MRYVRPRLEFVPQRLSLGVVRASHWVLPFLLRVRTRPWLPAGIARIEAVNAEGLVKLYQRFQAGEVRFLMAFRHPEVDDPMSLMYLFSRILPGVARRQKIALQLPLHTHFLYDRGMPLWAGNWLEWLFSRLGGMPIHRGRALDWTAIRAARELFANGSMPITIAPEGATNGHSEIVSPLEPGVAQLGFWCVDDLRRAQRSQEVLIVPIGVQYRYPKPPWAQLDRLMGRLEADCGLPPAPPFDPRARDGFEEALYARLLRLAERLLDTMEKFYSRFNHRPLEELSPKIADLTGDPHPQLALRLQALLDVALRTAERHFGIASTGEIAERCRKLEEAGWIDTYREDLLALGRLSRLEQDLADWVAQAAILPVKHMRLVESFVAVTGSYVRERPTAERFAETTLILFDLVSRIKGEKNPRRPRLGWRQARISVGEPISVTERWSVYHTSRSAARQAVQRLTGDLQQALEKLID
- a CDS encoding CHAT domain-containing tetratricopeptide repeat protein, which gives rise to MAASEYQPPHRLARGLASLAAVLLLVSCPRALFAQDQAVAEADRLSAQIQSLQAAGRFAEAIVLGRRRLELLEQTLGAEHPQVADSLNNLAVLHGVQGDYTEAEALFERTLALRERTFGPTHPLVAKGLYGLAMLYGARGNLTEAQPLAERALAIRRRTLGADHPLVAKSLHGLAMLLMARGAGDAAAEGYFLEALAVWKQTLGEEHPEAARSLHGLAILCRLRGEVERAEALFLRVRAIWEKAYGPDHPDVARSLHSLAGLYLDQGRLDEAEPLFRRALAIREASLGTNHPGLAQSLQGLAQLAVRQGEPELARTSIARALEIQEHNLADSLAAGSERHKRDYLQVLAAAADTAISLHLRSSPADPAAARLAFATVLRRKGRILDVQSGSLAALRAHLAPADQVLLDQWTTARTRLATLAFGVLGEDAPVSAATGAAQSLQREAERLEAALSRRSAEFVALSAPADPQSVQRQIPSATVLVELILYRPLNLQATRFSEQFAAPRYAAYLFDGRGALDWVDLGEARAIDATAQVFRNAVRNSALPTAELKAAARRLDRALMEPVRAKLGGRRRLLVSPDGALNLIPFAALVDEHGRFLVERFTIQYLGSGRDLLRLARPATLRHPPLLIANPDFDRADAVVDRLAAAGKIDTRAGKFDALGFAALPATAKEVAALAELLPDARVLTQAAATESALKRSSGPSILHIATHGFFLHPTAQAENPLLRSGLALAGVNVRKSGGDDGVLTALEVAGLDLRGTRLAVLSACETGLGDVESGEGVYGLRRALTLAGAASQLVSLWRVEDTATRDLMVGFYRELRAGAGSDDALRRVQLTMLRSRSFRHPYYWSAFIPSGDWRPMAELFARPGRR
- a CDS encoding DUF928 domain-containing protein — protein: MPVLLYRLAWGLLAMNMAWRGWEAPAAAGETPKTPRPARVTPGERPVQKPAAPSQNFFKLVRTRDRRLPAQRVRHLRSAGCDLPVPAPLTALAPRSSPGLTQAAHPTFLWHLPTVGASAPPVLFTLESREGHLLYRAHLDTNGLAPGVVALALPSEAPPLAPGRDYHWSVTLLCDLDDPSANVTVDAWVSRVVPGVAWRRRLEQAPPAARTALLAEDGYWYDLLPALAALHRTATGAPLAAGRWQSLLRSEGLDVIAGALPIPMFTGIAQFPVALNQISAPNVRP
- a CDS encoding caspase family protein, producing the protein MPPLGLRTSRDDRLQQAEVGRLWMLMVGIDTYADPGLGGLGCAVCDCRELAAALAELTGRFERRVELVHHGQDGRSPRLEAVRASLAQLVAEAQPEDTVVFYFSGHGVLDRRCTEVFFCLADTRLGALEQTALGLPELLGSLASCRAHQQLLWLDACHSGAGFVPAGAMQADDAAGRLVAALQRHAPQRRSLYALLSCDAGERSWEFPELGHGVFTYYLIRGLRGEAADCQGVIDIDGLYKFVYYQTLRHIDQINKQLRLLNRQKGRRGEIERFRLHSLQTPKRFVGGVAPVVLGRALRAAGASQTRRALVIESPVGRGVGVKLSRELARLGRFDIRYWSAESAPRQWLARRLAGDSPVARTVLVYLGGRVVCTGAGDLHLDLGGTAVGLLWLGQQMQAGRPDRRIWVCDWVVEPENLEAVRRWIQSQQQPQTLGLCLMAGLSAPDEAGRFGEALVTTLAAAAAGLSAAEWIAQLQDQTAAETTHFEGWLSGVEGIVEVLPGDSAAPFDTRICPYMGLRAFAEAAAPFFYGRGPLVARLLHGLQERSFVAVVGASGCGKSSLVQAGLMAQLRQGGMIPGSGRWRLCTMQPGTHPLANLIARLGESGAMGAGETERRELEGLVYLGAEGFVRWLRTRPQPVLVLVVDQFEELLTLSAALECDRFVELVLGALEHAPDRFKLVITLRADCAEGALRLRGLHRLLERSVVYLSAELSQADYRDIILKPAAQVGLQVEPELVEVLLRDLERSRGELALLEFVLEQLWERRAGGWLTLRAYRQQIGGIEGALERKAEEVFGALCPQARACAHWLFLSLTQLGEGMPDTRRRVRKADLLVPRYGPALVEQTLKAFSDARLIVIGTEENRGQAAGTGIERGAAADDDIAGAIEQLHAEVTVEVAHEVLIRNWSTLRWWLEENRARLRVQRQIEQAAHLWLQSGRSDEFLLSGARLAEAEELHQGCADELTATSNRFIEACLAQRAALQQRQQRALVRTRLAAGAMGALALVVAVLGGVLFKLVGDLQHNEIATHTAYARSFLSTHRGPEGLQAALRAGRQQLQTLSADTGQTRQTESILREALSTVQQWNRIEHPQWVTSVAFSPGAALLASGSVDGQVRLWRPDGTLVRKIAALASSTDHKPNLQVRFSPDGGLLAVARDDGIVALQRSEGGPVTTLRHPRGVYDVRFSPGEATLATASSDGCVRVWSIEGRLLRTLADPGNPVFALAFSPDGDLIAAASADGAIRLWRRDGRLGATLRGHRDWALAVAVSPDGRVIASGDRTGAVRLWSREGHGLKSLRGHSEAVFAVAFSPDGALLATAGFDRTVRLWRPDGTPAGVLQGHSSDITSLSFGGDGQTLATASLDRTVRLWRLQPPLRRTLYGHTDGVLSARFSPDGALVASAGDDRTTRLWSRDGKPLAILRGHAQAVIEVAFSPKGDRLATGGGDGTVRLWRRDGTALGQLSGHSGPVHSLHYSPDGQILAAAGETVRLWNAQGILQAAFGGTPGGVLEVAFSPKGDRLATGGGDGTVRLWRRDGTALGQLSGHSGPVHSLHYSPDGQILAAAGEEGMVRIWEADGLLRQNWAAHTDWIGALAFSPDGRTLATAGHDRLVKLWSLDGTLLKVLEGHTAPVTSVGFSPDSRTVISAGLDKTVLLWNDWQLDMAGLVARGCNWLAASSDNTPNRPCKY